One stretch of Deltaproteobacteria bacterium CG2_30_66_27 DNA includes these proteins:
- a CDS encoding TVP38/TMEM64 family protein → MKSRKILILLVFAAVVAAFYFLGLGKYLTLESLKANQARLTDLRAAHAFLFAAVFVLIYVVQTAFSLPGAAILSLAAGAIFGVLQGTLLVVSGATVGAILAFLVSRTLLRDWVVRKFGGRMEGIDRGLRENGLSYLLFLRLVPAFPFFLVNLACGVTGLPLRTYALGTLFGILPGSLVFVNAGASLAAIETVRQVASPRVLGSFALLGLFALLPTIINAVKKRRGGKTLPLDRRLK, encoded by the coding sequence ATGAAATCCAGGAAGATCCTGATCCTCCTCGTATTCGCGGCGGTCGTGGCGGCGTTCTATTTCCTCGGCCTGGGGAAGTACCTGACGCTGGAAAGCCTGAAGGCGAACCAGGCGCGGCTTACGGATCTGCGCGCCGCGCACGCCTTCCTGTTCGCCGCCGTCTTCGTACTGATCTACGTCGTCCAGACCGCGTTCTCCCTCCCGGGGGCGGCCATCCTGTCCCTTGCGGCGGGCGCGATCTTCGGGGTTCTCCAGGGGACGCTGCTCGTGGTGTCGGGCGCCACCGTCGGAGCCATCCTCGCTTTCCTGGTCAGCCGGACGCTGCTGCGGGACTGGGTGGTGAGGAAGTTCGGCGGGCGGATGGAGGGGATCGACCGGGGGTTGCGGGAAAACGGCCTCTCCTACCTCCTCTTTCTGCGGCTGGTCCCGGCGTTCCCGTTCTTTCTCGTCAACCTCGCGTGCGGCGTTACGGGATTGCCGCTTCGGACGTACGCCCTGGGCACGCTGTTCGGGATTCTGCCGGGGAGCCTGGTCTTCGTGAACGCGGGGGCAAGCCTTGCGGCCATCGAAACCGTGCGCCAGGTCGCCAGCCCGCGCGTGCTCGGTTCGTTCGCGCTGCTGGGGCTGTTCGCCCTTCTGCCCACGATCATCAACGCTGTGAAGAAGCGTCGGGGGGGAAAGACCCTCCCCCTGGACAGGAGATTGAAATGA